The following coding sequences lie in one Komagataeibacter sucrofermentans DSM 15973 genomic window:
- a CDS encoding nicotinamidase, with protein MTANGHSKTLFIKPADALLVIDMQADFMPGGPLGVSGADGIVPLINRLCELPFGLIAATQDWHPADHVSFDMQGGPWPEHCVAGTKGAAFVPDLAQAHIGVVLRKGMQPDTDSYSAFEDNARASRTGLEGLLRGRGINRVFVVGVALEYCVAATARDAVRAGFATVVLTDACRSVAHSVAEVQAALVSEGIETAHAVDVLALMDRGLTPR; from the coding sequence ATGACGGCGAACGGGCATTCAAAGACCCTGTTCATCAAGCCCGCCGATGCGCTGCTGGTCATCGACATGCAGGCCGATTTCATGCCCGGTGGTCCGCTGGGCGTGTCTGGAGCCGATGGCATCGTGCCGCTCATCAACCGGCTGTGTGAACTGCCCTTTGGCCTGATTGCCGCAACCCAGGACTGGCACCCGGCGGATCATGTGTCCTTTGACATGCAGGGCGGTCCGTGGCCGGAGCATTGCGTTGCGGGCACGAAAGGGGCAGCGTTCGTGCCCGATCTTGCGCAGGCCCATATTGGCGTGGTGCTGCGCAAGGGCATGCAACCCGACACCGACAGCTATTCCGCCTTTGAGGATAACGCGCGTGCCAGTCGCACCGGGCTTGAGGGTCTGCTGCGGGGCAGGGGGATCAACCGCGTGTTCGTGGTGGGGGTCGCGCTGGAGTACTGCGTGGCAGCCACCGCGCGCGATGCTGTTCGGGCAGGTTTTGCCACCGTGGTCCTGACCGATGCCTGCCGTAGCGTGGCGCACTCTGTTGCTGAGGTGCAGGCGGCGCTCGTCAGTGAGGGTATCGAGACCGCTCACGCGGTGGATGTACTGGCCCTGATGGACAGGGGCCTGACACCCCGGTAG
- the der gene encoding ribosome biogenesis GTPase Der: MSSSFPSAPVDALPVVVIAGRPNVGKSTIFNRLVGRRQALVADTPGVTRDRKEGQAIVRGRAIRIIDTAGLEEAAPDTLYGRMRASSESAVAGADLVLFCIDARSGITPADQHFANWLRRQGRPVLLIANKAEGRQGAAAAMEAFSLGLGTPLAMSAEHGEGVADLMSEIVDRLPPTDLPPVKKVTRRSRREDALAEGEEEDVRPPGPLRLAIVGRPNAGKSTLLNRLLGEERMITGPEPGLTRDSIAVMLHDDEGPIQLVDTAGLRRKARIDETLEKMSVSASIEALKMAEVVILVLDATLGVHEQDLQIARLIEREGRCCVLALNKWDAVEDRAVTRQAIKDRIETSLAQMRGIPVVSFSAMTGAGINRLLPTVRRAYEVWNRRVPTGALNRWFEMMVERHPPPLVDGRRLKLRYITQAKSRPPTFILFGTRTDQLPEDYQRYLVNGMRETFDLPGTPIRLLLRASSNPYAKS, encoded by the coding sequence GTGAGTTCATCTTTTCCATCCGCGCCAGTGGATGCGCTGCCGGTTGTCGTGATCGCGGGCAGGCCAAATGTTGGCAAGTCAACCATTTTCAACCGGCTGGTTGGCCGCAGGCAGGCGCTCGTGGCCGACACGCCCGGCGTTACCCGCGACCGCAAGGAAGGCCAGGCCATCGTGCGGGGCCGTGCCATTCGCATCATCGACACGGCCGGACTGGAGGAGGCAGCACCCGATACGCTGTATGGCCGCATGCGAGCTTCATCCGAATCCGCCGTGGCCGGGGCCGATCTCGTGCTGTTCTGCATTGATGCGCGCAGCGGCATTACGCCCGCCGATCAGCATTTTGCCAACTGGCTGCGCCGTCAGGGTCGCCCGGTGCTGCTGATCGCCAACAAGGCGGAGGGGCGGCAGGGGGCCGCTGCCGCCATGGAGGCATTCTCGCTGGGGCTGGGCACGCCGCTGGCCATGTCGGCCGAACATGGCGAGGGCGTGGCCGATCTCATGAGCGAGATCGTGGACCGCCTGCCACCCACCGATCTGCCACCGGTGAAAAAAGTCACCCGCCGCTCCCGGCGCGAGGATGCGCTGGCCGAGGGCGAGGAAGAGGACGTGCGCCCGCCCGGTCCGCTGCGCCTTGCCATTGTGGGGCGCCCCAATGCGGGCAAGTCCACGCTGCTCAACCGCCTGCTGGGCGAGGAACGGATGATCACTGGCCCCGAGCCGGGGCTGACGCGCGATTCCATTGCCGTCATGCTGCATGATGATGAAGGCCCGATCCAACTCGTCGATACGGCAGGCCTGCGCCGCAAGGCCCGCATTGACGAGACGCTGGAGAAGATGTCCGTCTCCGCCTCCATCGAGGCGTTGAAAATGGCGGAGGTCGTGATCCTCGTGCTCGATGCAACGCTGGGCGTGCATGAGCAGGATCTGCAGATCGCCCGCCTGATCGAGCGTGAGGGACGGTGCTGCGTGCTCGCGCTGAACAAGTGGGATGCGGTGGAGGACAGGGCGGTGACCCGCCAGGCCATCAAGGACCGGATCGAGACTTCGCTTGCGCAGATGCGTGGCATTCCCGTCGTGTCATTCTCGGCCATGACCGGGGCAGGCATCAACCGCCTACTGCCCACCGTGCGCCGGGCGTATGAGGTCTGGAACCGCCGCGTGCCCACCGGCGCGCTCAACCGCTGGTTCGAGATGATGGTCGAGCGCCATCCGCCGCCGCTTGTTGATGGCCGCAGACTCAAGCTGCGCTACATCACGCAGGCCAAGTCGCGCCCGCCCACCTTCATCCTGTTCGGCACCCGTACCGACCAGTTGCCAGAGGACTATCAGCGCTATCTGGTCAACGGCATGCGCGAGACCTTTGACCTGCCCGGCACGCCCATAAGGCTGCTGCTGCGGGCCTCGAGCAATCCGTACGCCAAAAGCTAG
- a CDS encoding PQQ-like beta-propeller repeat protein: MKSALSRRHVLLGAGAALLPALAACSAQQKKAPLLIGHRSDVLHTAAGLTVDPEETQAVTVPAPTALNAWPQSGITPDHGGRDIAWAGQMRHEWTHGIGAGNSEPELLSYVALGDSGRGIIQATPVVQDGRLFVVDAQGVVRAYRWPGMHKLWEYNPKPRKMMSNNLGGGISVDKGTLYIVDGIGQALAVDAATGKLKWRVNIQAPGRSAPTIADGRLFLGTIDEHLYCLDAENGNVLWTYAATAADTVIYGQPAPAVADGVVLAGFGSGDLVALRAEGGEVVWADTLGSTNGQQALIDFSCVHGMPVIADGTAYAISTGAVLVAIDMRSGRRLWERGISGQNTPLVIGDWIFLISMDQQVACLDRLSGHVRWITQLRQYENSDKQKRGIVWNGPILAGGKLVFISNFKQNGVVIIDPAQGHIDSLHELPAEVTTAPIVVDNTLLLMDNNGYLIAYT, encoded by the coding sequence ATGAAATCAGCCCTGAGCCGCCGCCATGTGTTGTTGGGCGCGGGGGCGGCGCTGCTGCCTGCGCTGGCCGCATGTTCCGCCCAGCAGAAAAAAGCCCCGCTGCTGATCGGTCATCGTTCGGACGTGCTGCACACCGCCGCTGGCCTGACGGTTGACCCCGAGGAAACGCAGGCCGTGACCGTTCCCGCCCCTACGGCGCTGAACGCATGGCCGCAATCGGGCATCACCCCTGACCACGGGGGGCGCGATATCGCCTGGGCTGGCCAGATGCGCCATGAATGGACGCATGGTATCGGCGCAGGTAATTCAGAGCCGGAACTGCTGTCATACGTGGCGCTGGGTGATAGCGGGCGTGGGATCATCCAGGCAACGCCCGTGGTGCAGGATGGCCGTCTGTTCGTGGTGGATGCGCAGGGCGTGGTCCGTGCCTATCGCTGGCCCGGCATGCACAAGCTGTGGGAATACAACCCCAAGCCGCGCAAGATGATGTCGAACAATCTTGGCGGTGGCATCAGCGTGGACAAGGGCACGCTGTACATTGTCGATGGCATCGGGCAGGCGCTGGCGGTCGATGCGGCTACCGGCAAGCTGAAATGGCGCGTCAACATCCAGGCGCCGGGCCGCTCGGCACCCACCATCGCCGATGGGCGGCTGTTCCTGGGCACGATTGACGAACACCTGTACTGTCTGGATGCGGAAAACGGCAACGTGTTGTGGACCTATGCCGCAACGGCCGCCGATACCGTCATCTATGGCCAGCCCGCGCCCGCCGTGGCCGATGGCGTGGTGCTGGCGGGCTTTGGCTCGGGCGACCTCGTGGCGCTGCGTGCCGAAGGTGGCGAGGTGGTGTGGGCCGATACGCTGGGCAGCACCAACGGCCAGCAGGCGTTGATCGATTTTTCGTGCGTGCATGGCATGCCGGTCATTGCCGATGGCACGGCCTATGCCATCAGCACCGGTGCCGTTCTCGTCGCCATCGACATGCGCTCGGGCCGCAGGCTGTGGGAGCGCGGCATTTCAGGGCAGAACACACCGCTGGTGATCGGGGACTGGATTTTCCTCATCTCCATGGACCAGCAGGTGGCATGCCTCGACCGTCTTTCCGGCCATGTGCGCTGGATCACGCAGTTGCGGCAGTACGAGAATTCCGACAAGCAGAAGCGTGGCATCGTATGGAACGGCCCGATTCTGGCAGGCGGAAAGCTGGTGTTCATATCGAACTTCAAGCAGAACGGCGTTGTCATCATTGATCCCGCGCAGGGGCATATCGACTCCCTGCACGAGCTGCCAGCTGAAGTGACGACCGCGCCGATCGTGGTCGATAATACGCTGTTGCTCATGGATAATAACGGCTACCTTATAGCCTATACCTAA
- a CDS encoding gluconate:H+ symporter translates to MSSFFALSLAICAIVSVVVLIARFRINPFIVLFAVSLALALCAGMPPQKAIASFEAGAGRVLGHVATVIALGTMLGKMLAESGGADRIALTITRLAGEKRVSWAMMVIGLLVGLPVFFEVGFVLLIPLAFTLARRTNTPLLRVALPMGAALSVTHAMIPPHPATLLALSAYHADIGRTILWGIVIGTPAAALAGPVYACFIAGRIGPVLPSALEAQFVNHEVPASMPGFGITVLTILSPVVLMLVGSMADVVAGPHTPLNNALHFIGNTDIALALATLLSFQVFGTARGFSRETILKFTNDCLAPTALIMLLVGAGGGFGQELVDSGVSTAITDLAVGAHVPLLVLAWLLAVVVRVATGSATVAMSTAAGIVGPILVHTHGASPELMVIVTGAGSVALGPLNDAGFWQIKEYLGLSVGQTIKTWSVIETLIAVLGLVFALLLSLVVG, encoded by the coding sequence ATGTCATCCTTTTTTGCCCTATCGCTCGCCATCTGTGCCATCGTATCCGTCGTGGTGCTGATCGCACGCTTCCGGATCAATCCGTTCATCGTGCTGTTTGCGGTCTCGCTGGCATTGGCGCTGTGCGCGGGCATGCCGCCGCAAAAGGCCATCGCCTCGTTCGAGGCCGGTGCGGGGCGGGTGCTGGGGCATGTGGCCACCGTTATCGCGCTGGGCACCATGCTGGGCAAGATGCTGGCGGAATCAGGGGGGGCTGACCGCATTGCCCTGACCATCACCCGCCTTGCGGGCGAGAAGCGCGTAAGCTGGGCGATGATGGTGATCGGGCTGCTGGTGGGGCTGCCGGTTTTCTTTGAAGTGGGCTTCGTGCTGCTGATCCCGCTGGCGTTCACGCTGGCGCGGCGCACCAACACGCCGCTCTTGCGCGTGGCGCTGCCCATGGGGGCGGCCCTTTCGGTCACGCACGCCATGATCCCGCCGCATCCGGCAACGCTGCTTGCGCTTTCGGCCTATCATGCCGATATCGGGCGCACGATCCTGTGGGGCATCGTGATCGGAACGCCTGCCGCAGCCCTTGCCGGGCCGGTCTATGCCTGCTTCATTGCCGGGCGCATCGGGCCTGTGCTGCCGTCCGCGCTGGAGGCGCAGTTCGTCAACCACGAAGTGCCAGCGAGCATGCCCGGCTTTGGCATTACGGTCCTGACCATTCTCTCCCCCGTCGTGCTGATGCTGGTGGGTTCAATGGCGGATGTGGTGGCAGGCCCCCATACGCCGCTCAACAATGCGCTGCACTTCATCGGCAATACGGATATTGCGCTGGCGCTGGCCACGTTGCTGTCCTTTCAAGTCTTTGGCACCGCGCGCGGCTTCAGCCGCGAGACGATTCTCAAATTCACCAATGACTGCCTGGCCCCCACGGCACTGATCATGCTGCTGGTGGGCGCAGGCGGTGGCTTTGGGCAGGAACTGGTCGATAGCGGTGTTTCAACCGCCATTACCGACCTTGCGGTGGGTGCCCATGTGCCGCTGCTGGTGCTGGCCTGGCTGCTGGCAGTCGTGGTGCGGGTGGCCACGGGTTCGGCCACCGTGGCCATGAGCACGGCGGCGGGCATCGTGGGGCCGATCCTTGTGCATACGCATGGAGCCTCGCCTGAACTGATGGTGATCGTGACCGGCGCGGGCTCGGTGGCGCTTGGGCCGCTCAATGATGCGGGGTTCTGGCAGATCAAGGAATATCTTGGCCTGTCGGTGGGGCAGACCATAAAGACCTGGTCGGTGATCGAGACCCTGATTGCCGTGCTGGGGCTGGTCTTTGCGCTGCTGCTGTCGCTGGTGGTGGGGTAG